Proteins encoded within one genomic window of Alosa alosa isolate M-15738 ecotype Scorff River chromosome 24, AALO_Geno_1.1, whole genome shotgun sequence:
- the LOC125289635 gene encoding uncharacterized protein LOC125289635, with the protein MYLEFSLALFLFLLSVKVRTEEMAKGVIELDCRERYLAVQVHLNNGSEPHFKAIDTIGVHPITKEYGPGCGYTYELFCEIGIAELKASYFSCHTGNQGDVEFTFNFSVIMTDQHGEEATYAVSKACTLPLPWSPREVICEMDYMEVHVDGAVPHVSTGGTVMHQQWDDGISSAYTLASSGWQLIFLKEGQTSADLSLDEAREQGYRLHFTPGRVLLRMPYGKPLSHDSLVNGVPVEVVHAVLFSRQRWTVVIFDLVAACSKDVGFFDGTSLHWQVPIVMFPLSSHTDFETKNISIGVHGTLLDPQVTADRGYSLSTGKGMVDIGIPYGAEGGHRQSFVLNNTYWEFYLIYLYYEGVFMDSFHTENRHRHTKVLMTQSLPHVPITINQTVIEERAFTLYMGNFPSDVVLMTVTLNGHEFNLVEATQHGYTIVKAPHANGTHAYIIKVPFEDPMVLKSYFTEGVLQYLLSVNFTFNIMLQENYFFHLTSLKARIHDVYPPSFSGLCQEHGIVFKLAHEEFHHMWDITIGNNLLTEQYAVRQGYLMANDSQGILLDVPLFTPGYLYEDINLNQFFGTFEILSRDAKTLEIQQHSVKRCPFPTTELIECSTGGVMTVVASVVKSIPKADPQRTTLLDTTCKPKETDETRVLFEFDLTTCGTRMKVKNDLMIFENTIMFEQEPFPSHRPVITRDTTFRLAVQCSYPVEAVNMDVAFASSVPGRGSVGEARPYETALAKPIMLPAPEAVTTASVPITPRIKTPPTQRPAKFMRVHSHHSAKSQSSEPDYRRYKWRMIHS; encoded by the exons GCTTTTCCTTTTCCTCTTGAGTGTAAAGGTAAGAACTGAAGAAATGGCAAAAG GCGTTATTGAGCTAGACTGCAGAGAAAGATATCTTGCTGTACAAGTTCATCTGAACAATGGCTCTGAGCCACACTTTAAGGCCATTG ATACCATAGGTGTCCATCCGATAACAAAAGAATATGGTCCAGGCTGCGGGTATACCTATGAGCTTTTCTGTGAGATTGGAATTGCTGAGTTAAAGGCATCTTATTTCTCTTGCCATACAGGAAACCAG GGTGATGTGGAGTTCACATTTAACTTCAGTGTGATCATGACAGACCAACATGGAGAGGAGGCGACCTATGCAGTGTCTAAGGCATGCACTCTGCCTCTACCCTGGTCTCCTCGAGAGGTTATCTGTGAAATGGATTACATGGAG GTACATGTAGATGGTGCAGTTCCACATGTGAGCACTGGGGGCACTGTCATGCATCAGCAATGGGATGATGGCATTTCCTCT GCATACACTCTGGCCTCTTCCGGCTGGCAGCTGATCTTCCTGAAGGAGGGCCAGACGTCCGCGGACCTTTCCCTCGACGAGGCTCGTGAGCAAGGCTACAGGCTACACTTCACCCCTGGGCGTGTGCTCCTCCGCATGCCTTATGGCAAACCCTTGTCTCATGACTCCCTG GTAAATGGGGTTCCTGTGGAAGTCGTTCATGCAGTCCTTTTCTCTAGACAGAGATGGACTGTTGTCATATTTGATCTGGTGGCTGCATGTAGTAAAG ATGTGGGATTCTTTGATGGAACCAGTCTCCACTGGCAAGTTCCAATTGTGATGTTCCCTTTATCCAGCCACACTGATTTTGAGACCAAAAATATCAGTATTGGTGTCCATGGCACACTCTTGGACCCACAGGTGACCGCAGACAGAGGATATAGCCTTAGCACTGGCAAAGGAATGGTTGACATTGGTATTCCCTATGGGGCTGAAGGTGGCCATCGGCAG AGCTTTGTGCTTAACAATACTTACTGGGAGTTCTACCTGATTTACCTCTACTATGAGGGCGTGTTCATGGACAGCTTTCACACTGAGAACAGACACCGCCATACTAAGGTTCTGATGACTCAATCACTGCCACACGTCCCCATCACTATAAACC AGACGGTCATTGAGGAGAGGGCGTTCACTCTTTACATGGGAAATTTTCCTTCTGATGTGGTGCTGATGACTGTGACCCTGAATGGACATGAATTCAACCTTGTTGAGGCAACCCAGCATGGATACACCATTGTGAAGGCTCCGCATGCCAATGGAACCCATGCATACATTATCAAGGTTCCTTTTGAGGATCCCATGGTGCTAAAATCG TATTTTACAGAGGGTGTTCTGCAATACCTGCTGTCTGTTAACTTCACTTTTAACATCATGCTTCAAGAGAATTACTTCTTCCATTTGACTTCTTTGAAAGCTAGGATCCATGATGTCT ATCCTCCCTCGTTCAGTGGACTGTGCCAGGAGCATGGGATAGTTTTTAAACTGGCCCATGAGGAGTTCCATCACATGTGGGACATTACCATTGGTAACAATCTTCTTACAGAGCAATATGCTGTGAGGCAGGGATACCTGATGGCCAATGACAGCCAGGGAATTCTCCTAGATGTGCCCCTATTCACTCCTGGATATCTTTATGAG GATATAAACTTGAACCAGTTCTTTGGCACTTTTGAGATCCTCTCCAGAGATGCAAAAACCCTGGAGATTCAGCAGCACTCAGTCAAGCGTTGTCCCTTCCCAACCACAGAGCTCATCG AGTGTTCCACAGGAGGGGTCATGACCGTGGTGGCCAGTGTGGTCAAATCCATTCCTAAAGCTGACCCACAGAGGACCACCCTGCTTGACACAACATGCAAGCCTAAAGAGACTGATGAGACCAGAGTTCTCTTTGAGTTTGATCTTACAACATGTGGAACCAGAATgaag GTGAAGAATGACTTGATGATCTTTGAGAACACCATCATGTTTGAGCAAGAGCCGTTCCCTAGTCACCGCCCAGTAATTACAAGAGACACCACCTTCAG ATTGGCTGTCCAGTGTTCCTACCCAGTGGAGGCTGTCAATATGGACGTGGCCTTTGCATCCAGCGTGCCAGGCCGGGGCTCTGTGGGAGAAGCCAGGCCATACGAGACGG CTCTGGCGAAGCCCATCATGCTGCCTGCACCAGAGGCGGTAACCACAGCCAGTGTCCCCATCACACCCAGGATAAAGACTCCTCCCACTCAGAGGCCTGCCAAGTTCATGAGGGTCCACAGCCACCACAGTGCCAAGAGTCAAAGCTCAGAACCAGACTACAGAAG GTACAAATGGAGGATGATCCACTCATGA
- the LOC125289056 gene encoding C-type mannose receptor 2-like — protein sequence MRMSSSFFPLSSALSHQYHFVKESKTWNKAQSYCRINYTDLATLYDTDDVNTLIQLGSQTGSAWIGLYDDVLNSWRWSITNSSFYGVNDTYVLITTILSWNDAQAYCRANYIDLPSIRNSTENQKVLNAANGNNVCIGLYRTRTWSDGSESSFRHWKSGQPDNTNDAQPCTAVSFSDSGQWTDEDCTTNLFPFFCYSGKLVQSSLASELILTISNTFFFPCP from the exons ATGCGGATGTCATCAA GCTTCTTCCCCCTCAGCTCAGCTCTCTCTCACCAATACCACTTTGTGAAGGAATCAAAAACCTGGAATAAAGCCCAGAGTTACTGTAGGATCAATTACACAGACCTGGCCACCCTTTACGACACGGACGATGTGAACACACTCATTCAGCTTGGCAGCCAGACTGGCTCTGCTTGGATTGGACTTTATGATGATGTGCTGAACAGCTGGAGATGGTCCATTACGAACAGCAGTTTCTATG gAGTCAATGATACCTATGTTTTGATTACGACAATATTGTCATGGAATGACGCCCAGGCTTACTGTCGAGCCAACTACATCGATCTTCCAAGCATAAGGAATAGTACGGAAAATCAAAAGGTCCTTAATGCTGCAAACGGCAATAATGTATGCATTGGCCTGTACAGAACCAGAACGTGGTCAGACGGGAGTGAGTCCTCTTTTAGACACTGGAAATCAGGCCAACCTGATAACACCAATGATGCTCAACCCTGCACCGCAGTGTCATTCAGTGACTCGGGCCAGTGGACAGATGAGGACTGTACTACTAACCTATTCCCTTTCTTCTGTTATTCAGGtaaactagtgca